In the genome of Myxococcus stipitatus, one region contains:
- a CDS encoding galactose oxidase-like domain-containing protein, whose product MSKHRFIPWPLLRTVWWLGLMVLPLQAQSQTPDQVGRWASVMNWPISATHMALLPDGKVMFYGEFAEGALPPRRWDPSTGALSSFPSVGYNIFCSGHSFLSNGKLLVTGGHVARDVGLPDTSFFDFNTTSWTRLPDMNAGRWYPTNTTLNNGDVVVTSGEIDGPGDINEIPQRFIAGTSSWRTLTNARKNVPFYPKMFLAPNGRLFYAGSLRASFWLDPASNGAWSNGPISNFGSRSYGPAVYIDGRVFLIGGSEPPTATVERIDLAAANPTWQYVAPMSIRRRQHNAVLLPDATVVVIGGSSGSGFDDSSAAVRFAEVYNPATNTWTSWASNVRYRGYHSTAVLLPDGRVLSAGGANERTAEVFSPPYLFKGARPAITSAPTVSLPGAQFTITTPDAANISRVSLIALNSTTHTFDMNQRFLTLSFTRGAGSLNVTAPPDRNMAPPGYYQLFIVNNAGVPSYGRRLRIPPP is encoded by the coding sequence ATGTCGAAGCACCGCTTCATCCCCTGGCCCTTGTTACGCACCGTCTGGTGGCTGGGGCTCATGGTGCTTCCCCTCCAGGCCCAGTCCCAGACACCCGACCAGGTGGGCCGCTGGGCCAGCGTCATGAACTGGCCCATCTCCGCCACGCACATGGCCCTGCTGCCCGACGGCAAGGTGATGTTCTACGGCGAGTTCGCCGAGGGCGCCCTGCCCCCTCGACGCTGGGACCCCTCCACCGGCGCCCTCTCGTCCTTTCCCTCCGTCGGCTACAACATCTTCTGCTCGGGGCACTCCTTCCTCTCCAACGGCAAGCTGCTGGTCACCGGTGGCCACGTCGCCCGCGACGTGGGCCTGCCCGACACGAGCTTCTTCGACTTCAACACCACCAGTTGGACGCGCCTTCCGGACATGAACGCCGGGCGCTGGTACCCCACCAACACCACGCTCAACAACGGCGACGTGGTGGTGACCTCGGGCGAAATCGACGGGCCCGGCGACATCAACGAGATTCCCCAGCGCTTCATCGCCGGCACCAGTTCCTGGCGCACGCTCACCAACGCGCGCAAGAACGTGCCCTTCTATCCGAAGATGTTCCTGGCCCCCAACGGCCGGCTCTTCTACGCGGGCTCCCTGCGCGCCTCGTTCTGGCTGGACCCGGCCAGCAACGGCGCGTGGAGCAACGGCCCCATCAGCAACTTCGGCTCCCGCAGCTACGGCCCCGCCGTGTACATCGACGGCAGGGTGTTCCTCATCGGCGGAAGCGAGCCGCCCACCGCCACCGTCGAGCGAATCGACCTCGCCGCGGCGAACCCCACCTGGCAGTACGTGGCGCCCATGAGCATCCGCCGCCGCCAGCACAACGCGGTGCTGCTGCCCGACGCCACCGTCGTCGTCATCGGCGGCAGCAGCGGCAGCGGCTTCGACGACTCCAGCGCGGCCGTGCGCTTCGCGGAGGTCTACAACCCCGCCACCAACACGTGGACGTCCTGGGCCAGCAACGTGCGCTACCGGGGCTATCACTCCACCGCCGTGCTCCTGCCGGACGGGCGGGTGCTCTCCGCCGGCGGAGCCAACGAGCGCACCGCGGAGGTGTTCTCCCCGCCCTACCTCTTCAAGGGCGCGCGCCCCGCCATCACCTCCGCGCCCACCGTCTCCCTGCCGGGCGCCCAGTTCACCATCACCACGCCCGACGCGGCCAACATCAGCCGCGTGAGCCTCATCGCCCTCAACTCGACGACCCACACCTTCGACATGAACCAGCGGTTCCTCACGCTGAGCTTCACGCGCGGCGCCGGCAGCCTCAACGTCACCGCGCCGCCCGACCGGAACATGGCGCCACCGGGTTACTATCAACTCTTCATCGTCAACAACGCGGGCGTGCCCTCCTACGGGCGGCGGCTGCGCATCCCCCCTCCCTGA
- a CDS encoding glucose 1-dehydrogenase, translated as MRRVEGKVALITGAAGGLGSAAARMLAREGARVVVTDRAAQAAEGRAVAESLGDGQGLFLALDVTREEDWVRAMEATQQRFGRLDVLVNNAGMGIPKDVESLSLEEWRLVHAVNLDGTFLGCKHGIRAMRQCGARGSIINVSSQAGLMGVPSLAAYASAKGAVRMFTKTVALHCAEKGYGIRCNSIHPTFIETNMVKALLEASGAPDRAREGMRRSIPLGSLGEPDDVAHGIVYLASDESKLMTGAELVLDGGGTA; from the coding sequence ATGAGACGCGTGGAAGGCAAGGTGGCACTGATTACGGGCGCGGCGGGCGGGCTGGGCAGCGCGGCGGCGCGGATGCTCGCGCGCGAGGGCGCGAGGGTCGTGGTCACGGACCGGGCCGCGCAGGCGGCCGAGGGACGCGCGGTGGCCGAGTCCCTGGGAGACGGCCAGGGCCTCTTCCTCGCGCTGGACGTCACGCGCGAGGAGGACTGGGTCCGCGCCATGGAGGCGACGCAGCAGCGCTTCGGCCGGCTGGACGTGCTCGTCAACAACGCGGGCATGGGCATCCCCAAGGACGTGGAGAGCCTCTCCCTGGAGGAGTGGCGGCTGGTGCACGCGGTCAACCTGGACGGCACGTTCCTGGGCTGCAAGCACGGCATCCGCGCCATGCGCCAGTGCGGAGCGCGAGGCTCCATCATCAACGTCTCCTCGCAGGCGGGCCTGATGGGTGTGCCTTCGCTCGCGGCCTATGCGTCCGCCAAGGGCGCCGTGCGCATGTTCACCAAGACGGTGGCGCTGCACTGCGCGGAGAAGGGCTACGGCATCCGCTGCAACTCCATCCACCCGACCTTCATCGAGACGAACATGGTGAAGGCGCTGCTGGAGGCCAGCGGCGCGCCGGACCGGGCGCGCGAGGGCATGCGCCGCTCCATCCCCCTGGGCTCGCTGGGAGAGCCGGACGATGTCGCCCACGGCATCGTCTACCTCGCCTCGGATGAGTCGAAGCTGATGACGGGCGCGGAGCTGGTGCTCGACGGCGGCGGCACCGCGTAG
- a CDS encoding zf-TFIIB domain-containing protein, which translates to MNRHCPICPQPAPTLRVIDIRGVSVDTCPKCIGHWLDAGELERLAPGWKTEALEAALPSASRRCRHSRHHVPATREACGLCGSPASRCPDCETYLSQVRTEVCAVDLCGHCHGIWLDAQELKALVAWFQHARRPLAVGAAVAGGAAAAAAAAIALAQVTGESTGESKVTKAVVTTLEHAGNAVDVAELGVDVVDAAGITLESVGNAVDVAVDGASALGEAVGGVLEAVAGLFP; encoded by the coding sequence ATGAACCGCCACTGCCCCATCTGCCCACAACCTGCCCCCACGCTGCGCGTCATCGACATACGAGGTGTCTCGGTCGACACCTGCCCGAAATGTATCGGGCACTGGTTGGACGCCGGAGAGCTGGAGCGCCTGGCCCCCGGGTGGAAGACGGAGGCGCTCGAAGCAGCCCTGCCCTCCGCGTCGCGGCGCTGTCGGCACTCTCGCCATCATGTTCCAGCCACGCGCGAAGCCTGCGGCCTGTGTGGCTCGCCCGCGTCGCGCTGTCCCGATTGCGAGACGTACCTCTCGCAGGTCCGCACCGAGGTCTGCGCCGTGGACCTCTGCGGGCACTGCCATGGCATCTGGCTGGATGCGCAGGAGCTGAAGGCGCTGGTCGCCTGGTTCCAGCACGCCCGGCGGCCTCTCGCGGTGGGAGCGGCGGTGGCCGGAGGCGCCGCGGCCGCGGCGGCCGCGGCCATCGCGCTCGCCCAGGTGACAGGCGAGTCGACGGGCGAATCCAAGGTGACCAAGGCCGTGGTGACCACACTGGAGCATGCCGGCAACGCGGTGGACGTGGCGGAGCTGGGCGTGGATGTGGTCGACGCGGCGGGCATCACCCTGGAGAGCGTGGGCAATGCCGTCGACGTCGCCGTGGATGGCGCCAGTGCCCTCGGTGAAGCGGTGGGTGGGGTCCTGGAGGCGGTGGCGGGGTTGTTCCCATGA
- a CDS encoding TetR/AcrR family transcriptional regulator, whose translation MARREKSPVGKLPSAKPREGTAVHAKGHERVERILDAAMDVLVEDGYAGLSLRGVAQRAGLSLGNLQYYFPTKQDVVRALLSRYLEDTIRRVRERMEAGAREPARRLRHALDSILEDQDSPRHFQLFAELWALAARDAMVADALGVFYAGYREGLVELLQEALPDLSPARRERRAALLMAFFEGLSLFRGGGSLASASVPGVEQELRALWDEFAEGSAEGLSPRRRAPT comes from the coding sequence ATGGCGCGGCGTGAGAAGTCCCCGGTGGGGAAGCTCCCCTCCGCGAAGCCTCGGGAAGGCACGGCGGTCCACGCGAAGGGGCACGAGCGCGTGGAGCGCATCCTCGACGCGGCCATGGACGTGCTGGTGGAGGACGGCTACGCGGGCCTGAGCCTGCGCGGCGTGGCCCAGCGCGCGGGCCTGAGCCTGGGCAATCTCCAGTACTACTTCCCGACCAAGCAGGACGTGGTGCGTGCGCTGCTCTCGCGCTACCTGGAGGACACCATCCGCCGCGTCCGGGAGCGGATGGAGGCGGGAGCGCGCGAGCCCGCTCGGCGGCTGCGTCACGCGCTGGACTCCATCCTGGAGGACCAGGACTCGCCCCGGCACTTCCAGCTCTTCGCGGAGCTGTGGGCCCTGGCCGCGCGGGACGCGATGGTCGCGGACGCGCTGGGCGTGTTCTACGCGGGATATCGCGAGGGGCTCGTCGAGCTGTTGCAGGAGGCCCTGCCGGACCTCTCGCCCGCTCGGAGGGAGCGGCGCGCGGCCCTGCTGATGGCGTTCTTCGAGGGCCTGTCCCTCTTCCGAGGCGGCGGCAGCCTGGCCTCCGCGTCGGTGCCAGGCGTGGAGCAGGAGCTGCGAGCCCTCTGGGATGAGTTCGCGGAGGGCTCGGCGGAGGGGCTCAGTCCTCGGCGACGAGCACCGACTTGA
- a CDS encoding PilZ domain-containing protein → MMNPVSLESSSMADDRRLFPRLQAPLYARPARLKFGDKQRVLDASLGGVRIYSDELYSEGSQLEVDLYPGDGSTLECRARVAWLRKLPKDAVARYEVGLAFMDVSPETLERLKSVLVAED, encoded by the coding sequence ATGATGAACCCTGTCAGTCTCGAGAGCAGCAGCATGGCGGATGACCGTCGCTTGTTTCCACGCCTCCAGGCACCGCTGTACGCGCGCCCGGCCCGGCTGAAGTTCGGAGACAAGCAGCGGGTGCTGGATGCCAGCCTCGGTGGCGTGCGCATCTACTCCGACGAGCTGTACTCCGAGGGCAGCCAGCTCGAGGTGGACCTGTATCCCGGAGATGGCTCCACGCTGGAGTGCCGCGCCCGCGTCGCCTGGCTGCGCAAGCTGCCCAAGGACGCCGTGGCCCGGTACGAAGTCGGCCTCGCGTTCATGGACGTCTCGCCGGAGACGCTCGAGCGGCTCAAGTCGGTGCTCGTCGCCGAGGACTGA
- a CDS encoding ELWxxDGT repeat protein, which translates to MRFWSRVRLGVVCLLVGCSSSTGAPEPVEEVAFMASGLWDACSRTPLSLGVSPVEDQPFSPFMAVSGGGMVFGVEDAASGHEPWVSNGSPGAGTRLLKDLFPGPQGSNPRWFTRVGSRVFFSADDPAAGRELFVTDGTVGGTHRVKDIWPGPTGSFPNSLFSYGGLLYFTAGDEAHGRELWRSDGTSGGTTLVVDLVQGVEDSAPDQLTRGGDGALYFLATESGFFSRLMRLGSNLGVTEVFRTTSDPGIQRPLVAVGRKLFFATGGTHGGDPVSLRVTDSGAPSVEVGVFSMVGDRASVDGFFLFSAAQVEGSGNMELWRSDGTTVGTVLVEEARAGEMGSHPENFAVLGDRLFFAADDGTHGVEPWESDGTAVRTRLFGDLELGAGGSSPSELTPVEDHLFFSADVYGRGAEPWMSNGLRVGTVALTELAPGPASSSPRGFLRAGWSVFFSAADGSGVRRLYSLPFRPDGECPP; encoded by the coding sequence ATGAGGTTCTGGAGCCGTGTCCGGTTGGGGGTGGTGTGTCTGCTCGTGGGTTGTTCCTCTTCGACGGGCGCACCCGAGCCGGTGGAGGAGGTGGCGTTCATGGCCTCGGGCCTCTGGGATGCCTGCTCGAGGACGCCGCTGTCGCTGGGCGTCTCGCCCGTGGAGGACCAGCCGTTCTCACCCTTCATGGCGGTCAGTGGCGGAGGGATGGTGTTCGGGGTGGAGGACGCGGCGTCGGGCCACGAGCCGTGGGTGAGCAACGGGAGTCCGGGGGCGGGCACGCGGCTGCTCAAGGACCTCTTCCCGGGGCCGCAGGGGTCGAATCCGCGGTGGTTCACCCGCGTGGGGAGTCGGGTGTTCTTCTCCGCCGATGACCCGGCCGCGGGGCGCGAGCTGTTCGTGACGGATGGGACGGTGGGCGGCACGCACCGGGTGAAGGACATCTGGCCGGGCCCCACCGGCTCGTTCCCGAACTCGCTCTTCTCCTATGGCGGGCTGCTCTACTTCACGGCGGGAGACGAGGCCCACGGGCGGGAGCTGTGGCGCAGCGATGGCACGTCCGGGGGGACGACGCTGGTGGTGGACCTGGTGCAGGGGGTCGAGGACTCCGCGCCGGACCAGCTCACGCGCGGTGGGGATGGCGCGCTCTACTTCCTCGCGACGGAGAGTGGCTTCTTCAGCCGGCTGATGCGCCTGGGGTCGAACCTGGGCGTCACGGAGGTGTTCCGCACGACGAGCGACCCTGGCATCCAGCGTCCGCTGGTGGCGGTGGGGCGCAAGCTGTTCTTCGCGACGGGGGGAACGCATGGCGGCGACCCGGTGTCATTGAGGGTGACGGACTCGGGGGCGCCGTCGGTGGAGGTGGGGGTGTTCTCGATGGTGGGGGACCGGGCGTCGGTGGATGGGTTCTTCCTGTTCAGCGCCGCCCAGGTCGAGGGGAGCGGCAACATGGAGCTGTGGCGCAGCGACGGCACGACGGTGGGGACGGTGCTCGTCGAGGAGGCTCGGGCGGGCGAGATGGGCTCGCATCCCGAGAACTTCGCGGTCCTGGGAGACCGGCTCTTCTTCGCCGCGGATGACGGGACGCATGGGGTGGAGCCCTGGGAGAGCGACGGCACGGCGGTGAGGACGCGGCTGTTCGGAGACCTGGAGCTGGGCGCGGGGGGCTCGTCTCCGTCGGAGCTGACGCCGGTGGAGGACCACCTGTTCTTCAGCGCGGATGTCTACGGGCGCGGCGCGGAGCCGTGGATGAGCAACGGCCTGCGGGTGGGCACGGTGGCGCTGACGGAGCTGGCGCCGGGGCCCGCGTCCTCGTCGCCGCGGGGCTTCCTGCGCGCCGGCTGGAGCGTCTTCTTCTCGGCGGCGGATGGGAGCGGCGTCCGTCGGCTGTACTCGCTGCCCTTCCGCCCGGATGGAGAGTGCCCGCCCTGA